GCCCTTTGGCTGCACCGACTTCCTTTGCGGCCTTGTTGGCTTCGGCCTGTGCTGTTTCGGCAGCCTGGATCGCCTCGCGCCGTTCGGCGTCGATGGCAAGGATGTCAGACGACATTGCGTCCATTCCGCGACGGGACAGGGCCGCATCGAAAGCGGCGGGATTGTCACGGATGAAGCGAATGTCATGCATAATTCTGGTCCTTGGGTTGGCGTTTGAAAACCGTGCCCCCATATGCCCCAAAGAAAGCCGCCTGTGAACAGCGAAAAGCCGGGCAGATGCGGTTGCCATCAAGGGGCGCTGCACCTAATGTGCCGCGACTTTACCGCCGCGTGCGGGCACAACAAAAGGGACGACCATGCAGGGCATCGAAGGCATTATTCCACTTATCCTGATTTTCGCGATCATGTATTTCCTGCTGATCCGTCCGCAGCAGAAAAAGCTGAAAGACCATCAGGCCATGGTGGCCGCCCTGCGCCGGGGCGATCAGATCGTCACGCAAGGCGGCATTATCGGCAAGGTCACAAAGGTCAAGGACGCCGCCACAGAAGTCGAAGTCGAGATCGCGTCCGGTGTGACCGTGCGTGTCGTCCGCTCGACCATTGCAACAGTGCTGAACAAGACAGAGCCTGCAAAATAAGAACCCGAAGGGGGCGCAGTCATGATGAATTTCTCGGCAGGCAAGTTGATCCTGATCTGGCTGACCGTTGTGGTCGGTCTTGTCTTTGCGATGCCCAACACGTTCTACAGCCGTGTTGAGGCGCACAATGATGCTATCGCTGCAGGTGTCGAGGACACGAGCTGGCCCTCATTCTTGCCAAGCGGTGTCGTGAATCTGGGCCTTGATTTGCGTGGCGGTGCGCATTTGCTGGCGGAAGTGCAGCTTGAGGATGTTTACGATACGCTGATGACCTCCATGTGGCCGAGTGTGCGGGACACGCTGGTCGCTGAACGTGATGCTGTCGGATTCGTGCAGCAGGTCGAAAATGCGCCGCCCGGCGTGCTGCGGTTCACGATCTCGGAGCCGGACGGCGTTGCGCGCGCGCTTGAACTGGTGCAGGGACTTGCACGCCCGATCACAGCGCTGACCGGTGTCGGTTCATCCGATATCGAAGTGACGGCCGACGGCACCACGCTGACGGTTGTTTTTTCCGACGCCGAGAAAGAGCAGATCAACGAACGCACGATGGCGCAAACGCTTGAAATCGTGCGCAATCGTATCGATGAAGCCGGCACACGCGAGCCGAATATCCAGCGGCAGGGGGCTGATCGCGTCCTGATCCAGGTCCCTGGAATCGGATCCGCCGAAGAGCTGAAGCGGCTGATCGGCACGACAGCGCAGCTGACCTTTCAACCCGTCGTGGGCCGCACGTCGTCTGATACCGAGCCCGCCGGTGTCGGGAACGAAATCCTGCCTTCATTGGACGAGCCGGGCGTGTTTTACATTCTGGAACGCGCGCCTGTTGTGACCGGTGAAGAACTTGTCGACGCGCAGCCTGCCTTTGATCAGAATAACCGACCCGCAGTGAATTTCCGTTTCAACGTGTCGGGCGCGCAGAAATTTGGCAACTACACGCTCGAGAATATCGGTTCGCCTTTTGCGATTGTACTGGATGAACAGGTGATCTCTGCGCCTGTGATCCAAAGCCATATTGCCGGCGGGTCGGGCATTATCACCGGAAACTTTTCTGTCGAGGAATCGACCAATCTTGCGGTCTTGTTGCGCGCTGGCGCCTTGCCAGCCGAGCTGACCTGGTTGGAAGAGCGCACCGTCGGCCCTGAACTGGGGCAGGACAGTATTGATGCGGGCACCGTGGCCTGTATCGCGGCGGGCATTGCCGTGCTGCTTTACATGTTCCTGAGCTATGGGCTCTTCGGTATTTTCGCGAATATCGCCTTGGTCATTAACGTCGGGCTGATGTTTGGCCTTTTGTCGATGATCGGGATCACGCTGACCTTGCCCGGTATCGCGGGTATCGTGCTGACGATCGGCATGGCGGTCGATGCCAATGTGATCGTATTCGAGCGAATACGCGAAGAACTCAAGACAGCGCGAGGGCCTGCGCGCGCGATAGAGCTTGGCTATGAAAAGGCGCTGTCGTCGATCATTGATGCCAATATCACGACATTCATGACGGCGGTGATCCTTTTGCTCATGGGGTCCGGTCCGGTGCAGGGTTTTGCATGGACCTTGATGTTCGGGATCATGACGTCGGTCTTTACGGCGCTATTTGTCACACGTTCAATTGTCGTGATGTGGTTCGCATCACGTCGTCCAAAAACGATCGAGGTGTAAGATGCGACTAAGACTGGTCAAACAGGATACATCGATCGACTTTTTCAAGCGTGCAAAACTGTGGCTTGGTATTTCGGGCACGATGATGATTATCGCGTTCGCGTCGTTCATGTATCAGGGCCTGAACTTTGGTATCGATTTCCAGGGCGGCACCTCGATCCGTACACAGGCTGAAACGCCGATTGACGTCGCCGCCTATCGTGCGGCTGTCGAGCCGCTGGGACTTGGCGATGTATCAATTACGCAGGTGTTCGACCCGAGTTTCGACGAAAACCAGCATGTCGCCATGGTGCGAATCCAGGCGCAGGATGGCGTTGAAAGCGTCACGCCCGAGACAATTTCCGCTGTAGAAGCCGCCTTGCTGGAAGTCGCGCCGAATATCGAATTCATGTCTGTCGATTCCGTCGGGCCTAAGGTGTCTGGTGAGTTGATCAGCGATGCCATCATCGCTGTATCCTTGGCCGTAACCGCGATCTTGTTCTATATCTGGCTGCGCTTTGAATGGCAGTTTGCGGTGGGTGCCGTTCTGGCACTGATTCATGATGTGATCCTGACAATCGGTATTTTTTCAGAGCTTCAAATCCGCTTTGACCTTGCCATCATTGCGGCCTTGCTGACCATCGTCGGCTATTCGATCAACGACACGGTGATCGTGTTCGACCGCGTTCGCGAGAACCTGCGCAAATACAAGCAGAAGCCGTTGAAAGAGGTGTTGAACCTGTCGATCAATGAAACCTTGTCGCGCACCTTGATGACATCTTTGACGACGATGCTTGCGCTGTTGGCGCTGTTTGTTCTTGGCGGCGATGTGATCCGTGGCTTTGTCTTCGCGATGATGTGGGGCGTCTTTATCGGGACGTATTCGTCGATATTCGTGGCGACAGCAATTCTGGTTGTGCTGGGTGTGAAGCGTGACTGGTCGAAAAAGACCCCCACGGCGGGCGGCCAATATGCGGATATTGACGCCTGATGCGCCTCACAGAAATTCAGTACGACGGGTCCAAGCCTATTGACGGGTATGGTCCCGGTTTTTTCCGGATCGGCGGTGAAAAAATCGAAGGGCCGGTGACCGTTTTTCCGTCCGGCGTCGCGGCGTGGGGCGGATATGACGACACAGAGTCATTGGTGTCCGAAGCTGACAGTATTGACGTTCTGTTTATTGGCACGGGTGCCGAGATTGCACATGTGCCGGCTGATTTTCGCGCGTTGCTTGAGGAGGCCGGGATCGGCGTCGAGGCGATGGCGTCACCAGCGGCCTGTCGTACTTACAACGTGCTGCTTTCGGAAGGCCGCCGCGTCGCGCTTGCCCTGTTGCCAGTCTGATGCCCGTCATGGCCCGTTGCGCCGGGTCACGCGCCACGATACGTCTTTGGCATGACTCTTACTGTCACCTCTCTTGATGTTGCCCGCAGCGGCACGCCGGTTCTGAGCGATGTCAGTTTCGTGGTCGCACCGGGTGAGGCGCTGATCCTGCGGGGGCCGAACGGCATCGGCAAAACGACGCTGTTGCGAACGCTGGCTGGATTGCAGCCCCCTTTGGCTGGTCAAATCGCCGCGAGTGACGAAAGTGCCTATTCAAGTCACGCTGACGGGATCAAGACCGCGCTGACGGTGGAAGAGAACCTGAGTTTCTGGGCCGAGGTTTACGGAAACACCGTTCCAGAATCTGTCTATGAAGCCTTTGATCTGACCTCACTGCGGCAGCGATTGGCGGGGACGCTGTCGGCGGGGCAAAAGCGCAGGCTGGGCCTTGCACGCCTTGGTGTTATCGCGCGTAAGCTGCTTTATCTGGATGAGCCGACCGTTTCGCTTGATCGTTTTTCAGTCAATCTGTTCGCCGATTGGTTGCGGGATAAACATTTGGCGAAGGGCGGAATAGCGGTCATCGCGACCCATATCGACCTTGGGATAGACGCGCCCACATTGGACCTGACTCCGTTTGCTGCTGTGCGCGAGGCCGAAGGCGGTGCTGACGAGGCTTTCCTGTGAAGGCATTACTGGTTCGCGATCTGCGGCTTGCCATCAGGGCAGGCGGTGGATTCGGG
The sequence above is drawn from the Cognatiyoonia koreensis genome and encodes:
- the secD gene encoding protein translocase subunit SecD translates to MMNFSAGKLILIWLTVVVGLVFAMPNTFYSRVEAHNDAIAAGVEDTSWPSFLPSGVVNLGLDLRGGAHLLAEVQLEDVYDTLMTSMWPSVRDTLVAERDAVGFVQQVENAPPGVLRFTISEPDGVARALELVQGLARPITALTGVGSSDIEVTADGTTLTVVFSDAEKEQINERTMAQTLEIVRNRIDEAGTREPNIQRQGADRVLIQVPGIGSAEELKRLIGTTAQLTFQPVVGRTSSDTEPAGVGNEILPSLDEPGVFYILERAPVVTGEELVDAQPAFDQNNRPAVNFRFNVSGAQKFGNYTLENIGSPFAIVLDEQVISAPVIQSHIAGGSGIITGNFSVEESTNLAVLLRAGALPAELTWLEERTVGPELGQDSIDAGTVACIAAGIAVLLYMFLSYGLFGIFANIALVINVGLMFGLLSMIGITLTLPGIAGIVLTIGMAVDANVIVFERIREELKTARGPARAIELGYEKALSSIIDANITTFMTAVILLLMGSGPVQGFAWTLMFGIMTSVFTALFVTRSIVVMWFASRRPKTIEV
- the secF gene encoding protein translocase subunit SecF produces the protein MRLRLVKQDTSIDFFKRAKLWLGISGTMMIIAFASFMYQGLNFGIDFQGGTSIRTQAETPIDVAAYRAAVEPLGLGDVSITQVFDPSFDENQHVAMVRIQAQDGVESVTPETISAVEAALLEVAPNIEFMSVDSVGPKVSGELISDAIIAVSLAVTAILFYIWLRFEWQFAVGAVLALIHDVILTIGIFSELQIRFDLAIIAALLTIVGYSINDTVIVFDRVRENLRKYKQKPLKEVLNLSINETLSRTLMTSLTTMLALLALFVLGGDVIRGFVFAMMWGVFIGTYSSIFVATAILVVLGVKRDWSKKTPTAGGQYADIDA
- a CDS encoding Mth938-like domain-containing protein, which gives rise to MRLTEIQYDGSKPIDGYGPGFFRIGGEKIEGPVTVFPSGVAAWGGYDDTESLVSEADSIDVLFIGTGAEIAHVPADFRALLEEAGIGVEAMASPAACRTYNVLLSEGRRVALALLPV
- the yajC gene encoding preprotein translocase subunit YajC; this translates as MQGIEGIIPLILIFAIMYFLLIRPQQKKLKDHQAMVAALRRGDQIVTQGGIIGKVTKVKDAATEVEVEIASGVTVRVVRSTIATVLNKTEPAK
- the ccmA gene encoding heme ABC exporter ATP-binding protein CcmA is translated as MTLTVTSLDVARSGTPVLSDVSFVVAPGEALILRGPNGIGKTTLLRTLAGLQPPLAGQIAASDESAYSSHADGIKTALTVEENLSFWAEVYGNTVPESVYEAFDLTSLRQRLAGTLSAGQKRRLGLARLGVIARKLLYLDEPTVSLDRFSVNLFADWLRDKHLAKGGIAVIATHIDLGIDAPTLDLTPFAAVREAEGGADEAFL